A region from the Methylocystis iwaonis genome encodes:
- a CDS encoding DUF1007 family protein codes for MKPLKISILSALALAWVAVAQAHPHVWVAVRSETVFGPEGKILGVRHAWEFDEMYSAFAVQGLGKDGKPPTREELAPLAKTNVESLAEFDYFTYAKQNGAKAAFKPPEGVYLEANDKKIVTLHFFLPLETPVPAKKPFSFQVYDPTYFVAFAFEKKDPVKLAQAPSGCSISLVEPAPLVATDNQKLSEAFFQNMSPGADFGVKLATRAIVACP; via the coding sequence ATGAAGCCCCTCAAAATCTCGATCCTTTCCGCTTTGGCCCTGGCCTGGGTCGCCGTGGCGCAAGCCCACCCGCATGTCTGGGTCGCCGTCCGCAGCGAGACGGTCTTCGGCCCCGAGGGGAAGATTCTCGGCGTGCGCCACGCCTGGGAATTCGACGAAATGTATTCGGCCTTCGCCGTCCAGGGGCTCGGCAAGGACGGCAAGCCGCCCACACGGGAGGAGCTTGCGCCGCTCGCCAAGACCAATGTCGAGTCGCTCGCCGAATTCGACTATTTCACCTATGCGAAGCAGAACGGCGCCAAGGCCGCCTTCAAGCCGCCGGAGGGCGTCTATCTGGAGGCGAACGACAAGAAGATCGTGACGCTGCATTTCTTCTTGCCGCTCGAGACGCCTGTCCCCGCGAAAAAACCCTTCTCTTTTCAGGTCTATGACCCGACCTATTTCGTCGCCTTCGCCTTTGAGAAGAAAGACCCCGTCAAGCTCGCGCAAGCGCCGAGCGGCTGTTCGATCAGCCTCGTCGAGCCAGCGCCGCTCGTCGCGACGGATAATCAGAAGCTGAGTGAAGCCTTTTTCCAGAACATGTCGCCCGGCGCCGATTTCGGCGTGAAGCTCGCGACCCGCGCCATCGTGGCCTGCCCGTGA
- a CDS encoding nickel/cobalt transporter has product MTPRRLGFLAAAVLALAVCAIEPAAAQRHPFAIGAGETACGAGGFAGLMLAWQGKFNAELQAAARALKTDPGAFLALAAASFAYGVFHAAGPGHGKAVLTSYMVAKEVQLKRGLTLAALAALLQGVVAIALVLVAAVVFRATAGQMTNAARVIEIASYLAIAALGAKLLWSKGSGLLAALRQPAVAVAAASGSSRFLCEAIDDPSHTHGPSCGCAPDPATLSGPGFRWGDALATVFAAGLRPCSGAILILVFTLSQETLAAGAGAVLAMSAGTAVTTGALAAVAVYAKDLALRVSGGGARRMAIVARTAELLAALLVFGLGLALLAGMGASCSAS; this is encoded by the coding sequence GTGACGCCGCGGCGGTTGGGGTTCCTTGCGGCGGCTGTCCTGGCGCTCGCGGTCTGCGCGATCGAGCCCGCGGCCGCCCAGCGCCATCCCTTCGCCATTGGCGCCGGCGAGACGGCCTGCGGCGCCGGGGGCTTCGCTGGCCTCATGCTCGCATGGCAAGGCAAGTTCAACGCCGAGCTGCAGGCGGCCGCGCGCGCGCTGAAAACCGACCCCGGCGCCTTTCTCGCCCTCGCCGCGGCAAGCTTCGCCTATGGCGTCTTTCACGCCGCCGGACCCGGCCACGGCAAGGCCGTGCTGACCTCCTATATGGTCGCCAAGGAAGTGCAACTGAAGCGCGGGCTGACGCTGGCCGCCCTCGCCGCTTTGCTGCAGGGCGTGGTGGCGATTGCGCTGGTTCTCGTCGCGGCGGTCGTCTTTCGCGCCACCGCGGGGCAGATGACCAACGCCGCGCGCGTCATCGAAATCGCGAGCTATCTCGCCATCGCCGCGCTCGGCGCGAAGCTCCTATGGTCCAAAGGCTCTGGCCTTCTCGCCGCTCTGCGCCAACCGGCCGTGGCCGTCGCCGCTGCGAGCGGCTCCAGCCGGTTCCTGTGCGAAGCGATCGACGATCCCAGCCACACGCATGGTCCAAGCTGCGGCTGCGCGCCTGATCCAGCGACGCTGTCCGGCCCGGGCTTTCGTTGGGGAGACGCTCTTGCGACCGTGTTCGCGGCGGGATTGCGGCCCTGCTCCGGCGCGATTCTTATTCTGGTCTTCACGCTGTCGCAGGAGACGCTCGCGGCAGGCGCCGGCGCGGTTCTGGCGATGTCGGCGGGCACAGCCGTGACGACCGGCGCGCTCGCCGCCGTCGCCGTCTACGCCAAGGATCTGGCGCTGCGCGTCAGCGGCGGCGGCGCGCGGCGCATGGCGATCGTGGCGCGCACGGCCGAGCTTCTCGCCGCGCTTCTGGTATTTGGCCTCGGCCTCGCATTGCTCGCCGGCATGGGCGCTTCTTGCAGCGCATCGTAA